The Saccharomonospora cyanea NA-134 genome includes a region encoding these proteins:
- a CDS encoding winged helix-turn-helix transcriptional regulator, translating to MGQRRYGQYCGLAHAVDLVGERWALLIVRDLLVGPKRFTDLRRGLVRIPTNILSARLKQLEADGLVRRRVLPRPASAVVYELTEYGRDLEDIVFALGRWGARTLGEPRENDVVTTDSVITALRATFRPERARGIDRVVELHVADVVVTAGISDGVLTVSEGGTDHADAVVKTGPALRAVLAGELTPEDAATSGVLAVSGDESAVNVFGSVFAIDPAPQGAPTSPESQHGQ from the coding sequence ATGGGCCAGCGACGCTACGGACAGTACTGTGGTCTTGCCCACGCCGTCGATCTCGTGGGTGAACGCTGGGCCCTCCTCATCGTCCGCGACCTGCTGGTGGGCCCCAAGCGGTTCACCGACCTCCGCAGAGGTCTCGTGCGCATCCCCACCAACATCCTGTCCGCGCGACTGAAGCAGCTCGAAGCCGACGGACTCGTCCGGCGGCGGGTGCTGCCCCGGCCCGCGAGCGCGGTCGTCTACGAGCTCACCGAGTACGGACGCGACCTCGAGGACATCGTGTTCGCGCTCGGCCGGTGGGGCGCGAGGACGCTCGGGGAACCACGCGAGAACGACGTCGTCACCACGGACTCGGTCATCACCGCGCTGCGTGCGACGTTCCGGCCGGAGCGGGCCCGGGGAATCGACCGGGTCGTCGAGCTGCACGTGGCCGACGTCGTCGTGACGGCCGGAATCAGCGACGGCGTGCTGACCGTCTCCGAGGGCGGGACGGACCACGCCGACGCCGTCGTGAAGACCGGACCGGCACTCCGCGCCGTGCTCGCGGGAGAGCTCACGCCCGAGGACGCGGCCACCAGCGGCGTGCTGGCGGTGTCCGGAGACGAGTCGGCCGTGAACGTGTTCGGCAGCGTCTTCGCCATCGACCCCGCACCGCAAGGGGCGCCGACGAGCCCCGAAAGCCAGCACGGACAGTGA
- the dusB gene encoding tRNA dihydrouridine synthase DusB, translating into MGGVTATLPKPALRIGPYQVDPPVVLAPMAGITNVAFRQLCQEYGAGLYVCEMITARAVVERHPGTMHMMTFGPDEKPRSMQLYGVDPATMREAVKIIVGEGLADHIDANFGCPVAKVTRKGGGAALPYKRKLFANIVRASVEAAEPAGVPFTVKFRVGIDDDHHTFLDAGRIAEAEGAAAVALHARTAAQRYSGQADWSQIARLKEAVTSIPVLGNGDIFTAHDALRMVSETGCDGVVVGRGCLGRPWLFGELEAAFAGRPIPKGPNLGEVARVLRRHAELLVRHDGPDKAMRDLRKHMAWYFMGFPVGSQLRRRFAMVSSLDELDELIAQLDHDAPFPTDALGPRGRQGSPGKVTLPHGWLDDPDDPCVPEGADMMHSGG; encoded by the coding sequence ATGGGAGGCGTGACCGCGACCCTGCCCAAGCCCGCCCTGAGGATCGGCCCCTACCAGGTCGATCCTCCGGTCGTGCTCGCCCCCATGGCCGGCATCACGAACGTCGCGTTCCGGCAGCTCTGCCAGGAGTACGGCGCGGGGCTCTACGTCTGCGAGATGATCACCGCCCGCGCCGTCGTCGAACGGCATCCCGGCACGATGCACATGATGACCTTCGGTCCCGACGAGAAGCCCCGGTCGATGCAGCTCTACGGGGTCGATCCGGCCACGATGCGCGAGGCCGTCAAGATCATCGTCGGTGAGGGGCTGGCCGACCACATCGACGCCAACTTCGGCTGTCCCGTCGCCAAGGTGACCCGCAAGGGCGGCGGTGCCGCGCTGCCGTACAAGCGGAAACTGTTCGCCAACATCGTGAGGGCCTCGGTGGAGGCGGCCGAGCCGGCCGGAGTGCCGTTCACGGTGAAGTTCCGCGTCGGCATCGACGACGACCACCACACGTTCCTCGACGCGGGACGCATCGCCGAGGCCGAGGGTGCCGCTGCCGTGGCCCTGCACGCGCGGACCGCCGCCCAGCGTTACTCGGGGCAGGCCGACTGGTCGCAGATCGCCCGGCTGAAGGAAGCCGTCACGAGCATCCCCGTGCTGGGCAACGGCGACATCTTCACCGCGCACGACGCGCTGCGCATGGTCTCCGAGACCGGGTGCGACGGTGTCGTGGTGGGGCGCGGGTGTCTCGGCAGGCCGTGGCTGTTCGGCGAGCTGGAGGCCGCGTTCGCGGGCAGGCCGATCCCCAAGGGACCGAACCTGGGCGAGGTCGCCCGGGTACTGCGTCGCCACGCCGAACTGCTGGTGCGACACGACGGCCCGGACAAGGCCATGCGTGACCTCCGCAAGCACATGGCGTGGTACTTCATGGGCTTCCCCGTGGGCTCGCAGCTTCGCCGCAGGTTCGCGATGGTGTCGTCGCTCGACGAGCTCGACGAGCTGATCGCGCAACTCGACCACGACGCGCCGTTCCCCACCGACGCCCTCGGGCCCCGGGGTCGTCAGGGTTCGCCGGGCAAGGTCACCCTGCCGCACGGCTGGTTGGACGACCCGGACGACCCGTGCGTGCCCGAGGGCGCCGACATGATGCATTCGGGCGGCTGA
- a CDS encoding dihydrofolate reductase family protein — protein sequence MKLTTTTWVTVDGVMQGLGGPDEDRRGGFERGGWALPLFAGEAATFLHQVYGRADAFLFGRRTYEIFAAYWGTMPDPGSNPIAGPLNTRPKYVASTTLTEPRWADTTVLSGDVAAAVADLKAKPGGELQVHGSGALIRWLLGNRLVDEITLLVCPLVLGQGTRLFPDTGPDVALDVVESRSTSNGVTIQVYRPAGRPRYADG from the coding sequence ATGAAGCTCACCACCACCACGTGGGTCACCGTCGACGGCGTGATGCAGGGACTCGGCGGGCCGGACGAGGACCGACGCGGCGGGTTCGAGCGCGGCGGCTGGGCCTTGCCACTCTTCGCTGGTGAGGCCGCGACGTTTCTGCACCAGGTCTACGGGCGCGCCGACGCGTTCCTGTTCGGCCGGCGGACCTACGAGATCTTCGCCGCCTACTGGGGAACGATGCCGGATCCGGGTTCCAACCCCATCGCGGGACCCTTGAACACGCGGCCCAAGTACGTCGCATCGACCACGCTCACCGAGCCGCGGTGGGCCGACACGACCGTTCTCTCCGGGGACGTCGCGGCCGCCGTCGCGGACCTGAAGGCCAAGCCGGGAGGCGAACTCCAGGTGCACGGCAGCGGCGCCCTGATCCGCTGGCTGCTCGGCAACCGGCTCGTCGACGAGATCACCCTGCTCGTCTGCCCTCTGGTCCTCGGCCAGGGCACGAGGTTGTTCCCCGACACCGGCCCGGACGTGGCACTCGACGTGGTGGAATCGCGGTCCACCTCGAACGGGGTGACGATCCAGGTCTACCGGCCCGCCGGCCGCCCGCGGTACGCGGACGGCTGA